The following coding sequences lie in one Candidatus Palauibacter soopunensis genomic window:
- a CDS encoding transcriptional regulator: protein MTPYDYRDLDPLIHSRIRLSILAILASVEDAEFTYLRDQVKTTDGNLGAHLRKLEDAGYVRVSKSFVGRRPVTRYRTTETGRGAFRNYVGRLEWILHSLPPDADHRETG, encoded by the coding sequence ATGACGCCGTATGACTACCGTGATCTCGATCCGTTGATTCACTCGAGGATCCGACTATCGATCCTCGCCATTCTCGCCAGTGTCGAGGACGCGGAGTTCACGTACCTCCGGGACCAGGTCAAGACCACCGATGGCAACCTTGGTGCTCACCTTCGCAAGCTCGAGGACGCGGGGTATGTGCGCGTAAGCAAGAGCTTTGTCGGCCGGAGACCCGTCACGAGATACCGAACAACCGAGACGGGGCGCGGGGCCTTCCGCAACTACGTCGGCCGTCTGGAGTGGATACTGCATTCGCTGCCGCCGGACGCGGACCATCGCGAGACGGGCTGA
- a CDS encoding TonB-dependent receptor, whose amino-acid sequence MKTREAAAAAVWIWVSALIPAGLAAQEALRVMGSVREPAGGAIGGANVFLLETLEGALTDSLGVFSFESAVEGPVTLVVQRFGYLEVRRAIQLPLAAPVPIVMELAPVALEPIHVEAGTYRLGSLPDVILSDLDVVRTPGAAADPFRAIQTFPGLQNVGEGAGLFVRGGDISETRVMLDGATVISPFRLDTDRTVSFGRFDPFQLQGTHFSAGGFGVEYGDALSAVADLRSVGMPTRSELNLGASVAGVSGRAALDASESSGGWVTASRSDTHLLMRLNGRRSEFDQVPASTDLSGGAEWSYRGSGSMKAFGLYQTDRVGVLIDGPGHSGTYRSDARADLLAVSGFDAFGAFGVTWSVATSGSRKDEDFGAFRVEREDRLTQARAKLDVHVGRGIALAGGTEFEGRDADIAGAVPAGSHDNAPGAPTTVFGSRETGSRWGGFGEIELQPWNAVRFVVGARTDRSSFTDRVTADPRVSVSWRPAANLTVTGAWGVFHQIPDPLFFEPTLGDPSLPAMSARHLIGGIAYDDGEHLVRVEAYRKRYGSLASQTRDHIVRGAGTGEAAGFDIFLKGDVPFLGLTGRAAYSFVDSERTDPDSGELAPSPFDATHTLNIVLTRGLTEWLEVGAAWRAATGIPFTPVERALFDPDRSVWEPVYGAPMSERLPDYARFDLSASLLQSFWRENLTVFYVSVMNVFDRLNVAEYRHSRDYTDRTPLRSPFTRTIYFGATTTLPF is encoded by the coding sequence GTGAAGACGAGAGAGGCGGCCGCCGCCGCGGTCTGGATCTGGGTCTCAGCACTCATACCGGCCGGCCTCGCCGCGCAGGAGGCGCTCCGCGTGATGGGAAGCGTACGCGAGCCTGCGGGGGGAGCGATTGGCGGCGCGAATGTGTTCCTGCTCGAGACGCTGGAAGGGGCGCTCACGGACTCCCTGGGCGTTTTCAGCTTCGAATCCGCAGTGGAGGGTCCGGTGACGCTGGTGGTGCAGCGTTTCGGATACCTGGAAGTCAGACGGGCGATACAACTCCCACTCGCGGCTCCTGTCCCGATCGTGATGGAGTTGGCACCGGTAGCGCTGGAGCCGATCCACGTCGAAGCCGGCACTTATCGGTTGGGCAGCCTCCCGGATGTGATTCTCAGCGATCTCGACGTCGTGCGCACGCCGGGGGCGGCAGCAGATCCCTTCCGCGCGATCCAGACGTTCCCGGGACTCCAGAACGTCGGAGAGGGGGCGGGGCTCTTCGTGCGCGGGGGCGACATATCCGAGACCCGGGTGATGCTGGACGGAGCAACGGTCATCTCTCCATTCCGGCTCGATACCGACCGGACCGTCTCGTTCGGACGCTTCGACCCCTTTCAACTGCAGGGCACGCACTTCTCGGCGGGCGGCTTCGGCGTGGAATACGGTGACGCCCTCTCCGCCGTGGCCGATCTCCGCAGCGTGGGTATGCCGACGCGGAGCGAACTCAACCTGGGCGCTTCCGTGGCCGGAGTGTCCGGGCGGGCGGCCCTCGACGCGTCTGAGTCTTCGGGCGGGTGGGTGACAGCGTCACGCTCGGACACTCACCTTCTAATGCGTCTCAACGGGCGCAGGTCGGAGTTCGATCAGGTTCCTGCTTCAACCGACCTGAGCGGAGGCGCGGAATGGTCCTACCGCGGTAGCGGCAGCATGAAGGCGTTCGGGTTGTATCAGACCGACCGCGTCGGCGTCCTGATCGATGGCCCCGGGCACTCGGGCACGTACCGTTCGGACGCGCGAGCGGATCTTCTTGCCGTCTCCGGTTTCGACGCGTTCGGGGCGTTCGGCGTGACGTGGAGCGTGGCAACGAGCGGGTCGCGGAAGGATGAGGATTTTGGAGCGTTCCGCGTCGAACGGGAGGACAGGCTCACGCAAGCACGCGCGAAGCTCGACGTCCATGTGGGGCGTGGCATTGCGCTGGCCGGCGGAACCGAATTCGAGGGCCGGGACGCGGACATCGCCGGCGCGGTGCCGGCGGGTTCGCACGACAACGCGCCCGGCGCGCCGACGACCGTCTTCGGCAGCCGCGAGACAGGATCGCGATGGGGGGGCTTCGGGGAGATCGAGCTACAGCCGTGGAACGCTGTTCGGTTCGTCGTGGGCGCTCGAACAGATCGTTCGTCGTTCACGGACCGCGTGACGGCCGACCCGCGGGTTTCGGTGTCCTGGCGCCCGGCCGCCAATCTCACGGTTACTGGGGCGTGGGGTGTGTTTCATCAGATCCCGGATCCCCTTTTCTTCGAGCCCACGCTGGGTGACCCGAGCCTGCCAGCCATGTCGGCGCGTCACCTGATCGGGGGCATCGCGTACGATGATGGCGAGCACCTCGTTCGTGTAGAGGCCTATCGAAAACGCTACGGGTCGCTTGCCTCACAGACGCGGGACCACATCGTTCGCGGAGCCGGGACCGGCGAGGCGGCGGGATTCGACATCTTCCTCAAGGGAGACGTGCCGTTCCTGGGGCTTACGGGACGCGCCGCGTACAGCTTCGTCGACTCCGAGCGCACGGACCCGGACAGCGGCGAACTGGCCCCGTCCCCCTTCGACGCCACGCATACGTTGAACATCGTCCTCACGCGGGGCCTCACCGAGTGGCTCGAGGTCGGCGCCGCCTGGCGAGCCGCGACCGGGATTCCGTTCACGCCCGTTGAGAGGGCGCTCTTCGATCCGGACCGCAGCGTGTGGGAGCCGGTGTACGGGGCGCCCATGTCGGAGCGGCTTCCCGACTACGCGCGGTTCGACCTGTCCGCGAGCCTCCTTCAGAGCTTCTGGCGTGAAAATCTGACGGTGTTCTATGTCTCCGTGATGAACGTCTTCGACCGCCTCAACGTCGCCGAATACCGGCACAGCCGCGACTACACCGACCGCACGCCCCTGCGAAGCCCATTCACGCGCACGATCTACTTCGGCGCGACGACGACGCTGCCCTTCTGA
- a CDS encoding tetratricopeptide repeat protein: MTSRTNVMNRPGILASVALLLLPTAGFAFQAPNPTEVAARLRTGIGEAVIAGDSEGLTEMVALARRAVTAFPEDGLVRHYLGYALYRLATLRFDADPDGALAILFESESSLLRSIELEPIPESHALMSSVLGRQIVSDETAMSLSMRSGAEMRRAVGMGPRNPRVKVLEGISAFHTPSMYGGGHDIALDRFLAAAALFEEDAPEAPLPAWGQAEVYAWLGQTYVALRMPEEARAAYERALEIEPSYVWVRDTLLPALSP; this comes from the coding sequence ATGACATCGCGGACGAACGTGATGAACCGACCGGGCATACTGGCGTCCGTGGCTCTGCTGCTTCTGCCGACCGCCGGTTTCGCTTTCCAGGCTCCGAACCCCACCGAAGTGGCGGCGCGTCTTCGAACGGGCATCGGGGAGGCGGTGATCGCCGGTGACTCTGAGGGCCTGACCGAGATGGTCGCGCTGGCCCGGCGGGCCGTAACCGCTTTTCCCGAAGACGGACTCGTCCGGCACTATCTCGGGTATGCGCTCTACCGCCTGGCGACGCTCCGCTTCGATGCGGATCCGGACGGGGCGCTCGCGATCCTGTTCGAGTCGGAGTCCTCCCTTCTCCGGTCGATTGAACTCGAGCCCATCCCCGAATCGCACGCGCTCATGAGTTCCGTGCTCGGCAGGCAGATCGTCAGTGACGAGACCGCGATGAGTCTCTCGATGCGGTCCGGCGCCGAAATGCGTCGAGCCGTAGGGATGGGGCCGCGAAACCCCCGTGTTAAAGTGCTGGAGGGGATCAGCGCCTTCCATACACCCTCCATGTACGGCGGCGGCCACGACATCGCCCTCGACCGTTTTCTCGCGGCAGCCGCGCTGTTCGAGGAGGACGCGCCGGAGGCTCCGCTTCCCGCGTGGGGGCAGGCGGAGGTCTATGCCTGGCTAGGACAGACGTACGTGGCGTTGCGGATGCCCGAAGAGGCTCGCGCGGCGTACGAACGGGCCCTGGAGATCGAACCCTCGTATGTCTGGGTGCGCGATACACTGCTTCCGGCGTTGTCTCCATAG
- a CDS encoding peroxiredoxin — MTLRINDTAPDFTADTTQGSIRFHDWIGDGWALLFSHPKDFTPVCTTELGAVAALEDAFAARNCKIIGVSVDGVNDHEAWSKDIEASQGHAVGYPLIGDPRLEIVKAYDMLPADAGDTSQGRTPMDNATARSVFVIGPDKKIKATLTYPMSTGRNFAEILRLLDSCQLTAEKQLATPANWEQGDDVIIAPAVTDEEARKRFPEGWEQPLPYIRIVPQPRDG, encoded by the coding sequence ATGACGCTTCGCATCAATGACACGGCGCCGGATTTCACGGCGGATACGACGCAGGGCAGCATCCGCTTCCACGACTGGATCGGGGACGGGTGGGCCCTCCTCTTCTCCCATCCGAAGGACTTCACGCCCGTGTGTACGACGGAACTCGGGGCGGTGGCGGCCCTCGAGGACGCGTTCGCGGCGCGCAACTGCAAGATCATCGGGGTCAGCGTCGACGGGGTGAACGACCACGAGGCCTGGTCGAAGGACATCGAGGCGTCGCAGGGGCACGCCGTCGGCTACCCGCTGATCGGCGACCCGAGGCTCGAAATCGTCAAGGCGTACGACATGCTGCCGGCCGACGCCGGTGACACGTCCCAGGGCCGCACGCCGATGGACAACGCCACGGCGCGCTCGGTGTTCGTCATCGGGCCCGACAAGAAGATCAAGGCCACCCTCACCTATCCGATGAGCACGGGCCGCAACTTCGCCGAGATCCTCCGACTGCTCGATTCGTGCCAGCTCACGGCCGAGAAGCAACTCGCCACGCCGGCGAACTGGGAGCAGGGCGACGACGTGATCATCGCGCCGGCGGTCACCGACGAGGAGGCGAGGAAGCGGTTCCCGGAGGGGTGGGAGCAGCCGCTGCCCTACATCCGGATCGTCCCGCAGCCGCGGGACGGCTAG
- a CDS encoding amidohydrolase, protein MRFAPTRTFARAGGGLLFAGIFLSCSPASNTSDIASGGGPLLIDGGTVVVMDEAGTVLEGGAVLVEGDRISAVLDREAPRPAGVPVIDATGHLVIPGLVNTHGHAAMSLLRGLADDMPLMTWLNEHIFPAEAELVDSEFVYWGTLLSSIEMLKSGTTTFADMYYFRDDAARAAIDAGIRAVMGPHVIGFPAPDFDSPAATLADAAGFMETYRDHATLVPGAAAHSLYTTSLDDVRAALRVAIDHDAPFQIHTAEDASEFATATELTGMGVVEALESIGALRPGTVLAHSIYLSDEDIERIAAGGAGVSHNPQSNLKLGIPRAAPVVELLAAGIPVGLGTDGPASNNDLDLFDEMDAAAKLHKFANADPTALPAETVFRMATTGGARVLNLHDRIGSLEPGKRADIVLLDTRRAGLTPLYNVYSHLVYAARGSDVSTVLVNGRVVVSDGRVLTVDEAEVMERAYTFRDRVREVIARVAAEGH, encoded by the coding sequence TTGCGGTTCGCGCCGACACGAACCTTCGCCCGAGCCGGCGGGGGACTCCTCTTCGCGGGCATATTCCTGTCGTGCTCGCCCGCTTCCAACACGAGTGACATAGCCTCCGGAGGCGGCCCGCTCCTGATCGACGGTGGTACGGTCGTCGTCATGGACGAGGCGGGCACCGTCCTCGAGGGCGGTGCCGTGCTCGTGGAGGGAGACCGGATCTCCGCCGTCCTCGACCGAGAAGCTCCCCGCCCCGCCGGCGTGCCGGTGATCGACGCGACGGGGCACCTCGTGATCCCCGGTCTCGTCAACACGCATGGCCACGCCGCCATGTCGCTCCTGCGGGGACTCGCCGACGACATGCCGCTGATGACCTGGCTGAACGAGCACATCTTCCCCGCCGAGGCCGAACTGGTCGATTCCGAGTTCGTCTACTGGGGCACGCTGCTCTCGTCCATCGAGATGCTGAAGAGCGGGACGACGACGTTCGCGGACATGTACTACTTCCGGGATGACGCGGCGCGCGCGGCCATCGACGCGGGCATCCGCGCCGTCATGGGCCCGCATGTCATCGGCTTCCCCGCCCCCGACTTCGACTCGCCAGCCGCGACGCTGGCCGACGCGGCCGGATTCATGGAGACGTATCGCGACCACGCGACGCTGGTTCCCGGAGCGGCCGCACACTCGCTGTACACGACTTCCCTCGACGACGTGCGGGCCGCGCTGCGGGTGGCCATCGACCACGATGCTCCGTTTCAGATCCACACAGCCGAAGATGCGAGCGAGTTCGCGACGGCGACGGAACTGACCGGGATGGGCGTGGTGGAAGCGCTCGAGTCCATCGGGGCGCTCCGCCCGGGGACGGTGCTCGCCCACTCCATCTACCTCTCGGACGAGGACATCGAACGCATCGCGGCGGGGGGCGCCGGGGTCTCACACAACCCGCAGAGCAACCTCAAGCTGGGAATCCCGCGGGCGGCGCCGGTCGTCGAACTGCTCGCCGCCGGAATCCCCGTGGGACTCGGCACCGACGGACCGGCGAGTAACAACGACCTCGACCTGTTCGACGAGATGGACGCCGCCGCCAAGCTCCACAAGTTCGCGAACGCCGACCCCACCGCGCTCCCCGCCGAGACCGTCTTCCGCATGGCGACGACAGGGGGCGCCCGCGTGCTCAACCTCCACGACCGCATCGGGTCGCTGGAGCCGGGCAAGCGCGCCGACATCGTGCTGCTCGATACGCGCCGGGCCGGGCTCACGCCCCTCTACAACGTCTATTCCCACCTCGTGTACGCGGCCCGGGGGAGCGACGTCTCCACGGTCCTCGTGAACGGGCGCGTCGTCGTCAGCGACGGCCGAGTGCTCACGGTCGACGAAGCGGAGGTCATGGAACGGGCGTACACCTTCCGCGACCGGGTGCGGGAGGTCATCGCCCGGGTGGCCGCGGAGGGGCACTAG